A section of the Streptomyces sp. NBC_00178 genome encodes:
- a CDS encoding DUF6233 domain-containing protein — MPDGTPRPGDISDLEKNRALLEWLRWQVGLTERRVRELEIQEAQEQERRERARAEMSFKIQPQRSSSAALLHRGGCATYPDQIGLISREDATVALADPDIEPCQVCRPQTGLPG; from the coding sequence ATGCCTGACGGCACGCCACGACCCGGCGACATCAGCGACCTGGAGAAGAACCGGGCGCTCCTGGAATGGCTGCGCTGGCAGGTCGGGCTGACCGAGCGCCGCGTCCGGGAACTGGAGATCCAGGAAGCACAGGAGCAGGAACGTCGGGAGCGGGCACGAGCGGAGATGTCCTTCAAGATCCAGCCCCAGCGCTCCTCCTCAGCAGCGCTGCTCCATCGTGGAGGCTGTGCCACCTACCCGGACCAGATAGGGCTGATCTCCCGCGAGGACGCCACGGTTGCCCTGGCCGATCCGGACATCGAGCCGTGCCAGGTCTGCCGACCGCAGACCGGACTGCCGGGCTGA